A DNA window from Mercenaria mercenaria strain notata unplaced genomic scaffold, MADL_Memer_1 contig_1259, whole genome shotgun sequence contains the following coding sequences:
- the LOC123541176 gene encoding uncharacterized protein LOC123541176, giving the protein MDRHLIHCFDYFTAKALVFFAFFPYGLSPIKAETFACGQDICNKGYTVCISPPLVLTQPDSYCIPCEKFEGTCGTADQQNGCHLYCRGLVMKEVRTENTKIQNLEQEKSVLEKVNKNLKVGLIVSVCFAVVLLIGTLVLIGLYVRRRAKCSQGNVSDEQQSLSSCDSAATVLLPPSSDPSTTSINTEKEKHGDSIEEKKDTNKDTENDSRKDVQNGCYGDDKLHNVNPVQPENNFEMAFN; this is encoded by the exons ATGGATAGGCATTTAATACACTGCTTCGATTATTTTACTGCAAAAGCACTCGTGTTTTTCGCGTTCTTTCCCTATGGACTTTCTCCCATTAAAGCTGAAACATTTGCATGTGGACAGGATATATGTAATAAAGGTTACACTGTTTGTATATCTCCACCACTCGTTTTGACTCAGCCAGATTCATATTGCATACCGTGTGAAAAGTTTGAAGGAACTTGTGGCACCGCAGAccaacaaaatggctgccatctTTATTGCAGGG GTTTGGTTATGAAAGAGGTGAGAAcggaaaatacaaaaatacagaacCTTGAACAAGAAAAGTCCGTGcttgaaaaagtaaacaaaa ATTTAAAAGTTGGACTGATAGTATCTGTGTGTTTCGCCGTGGTATTGCTAATAGGAACACTTGTCCTAATTGGGCTGTATGTACGTAGACGTGCAAAATGTAGTCAAGGAAACGTGAGCGATGAACAGCAATCTTTAAG TTCTTGTGATTCTGCAGCAACAGTTTTATTGCCACCAAGCTCTGACCCGAGTACAACGAGTATAAACACTGAGAAAGAGAAACATGGGGACAGTATAGAAGAAAAGAAAGACACTAATAAAGATACAGAAAACGATAGCAGGAAAGACGTACAGAATGGTTGCTATGGTGATGATAAACTGCATAACGTTAATCCCGTGCAGCCCGAGAACAACTTCGAAATGGCCTTTAACTGA